From one Pedobacter faecalis genomic stretch:
- a CDS encoding efflux RND transporter permease subunit translates to MFKIFIQRPVLATVISILLVILGVLGLTRLPLQQFPDIAPPSVLVTAMYPGASAETVLRSVAPSIEESINGVENMSYMSSTASNDGSLAITVYFKLGTDPDQAAVNVQNRVAQATSQLPVEVVQQGITTAKQQNNFIMAIGLYTNDENKYDQTFVANYAQINIIPEIKRIPGVGAASIFGGVKDYSMRVWLNPAQMAAYKVTPNEIMMAIQDKSLEAAPGRFGEKSKEVFEYVIKYKGKLNKPEEYENIAIRANDDGTILRLKDVARVEFGAYSYSSLTSLNGKKGVVIGVVQLAGSNSNNIQIAINKLLEKSAKDYPSGIEHNVFYSTKVALDQSIDQVKHTLIEAFVLVFVVVFLFLQDFRSTLIPAIAVPVAILGTFFFMQLFGFSINLLTLFALVLAIGIVVDDAIVVVEAVHAKIERKGLSAKSATTEAMHEITGAIISITLVMAAVFLPVGFMEGSTGVFYRQFAFTMAIAIVISAVNALTLSPALAALFLKDGHAGHGDEGSQPQGKRTFSQKFFTGFNRSFDAMTKRYVGSLKFLIRNKWVSLGGLVVITLGTIWMVRSTPTGFIPTEDQGFIAIAVNTPSGTSLEGTSKVMQEAENALQKMGTFKFVTSIPGFNLLTNSTSPSAAICFVLLKPVEERGEVKDINAIMGQVNATLSTISGGTFFAFSFPTVPGFSNVEALDLVLQDKTGGKLDKFSGVANGFLGELMKRPEIAVAFTTFKADYPQLQLDVNEQKADQLGVSVRDILQTMQTYFGSAQASDFNRFGKYYRVIVQADVADRAEPSTIDRVFVKNKNGEMVPINTLVKLTRIYGSETASRYNLFNSIQVNAIPKPGFSSGDAIKAIQEVAAEQLPQGYAYEFSGQTREEISSGGQSTIIFLLCLVFIYFLLAAQYESYILPLAVILSIPTGIFGVFVAIGLTGIENNIYVQVALIMLIGLLAKNAILIVEFAAQRRRAGQPLVAAALEAAKLRLRPIIMTSLAFVVGLFPMSIATGPSAQGNHSISIGAAGGMLSGVVLGLFIIPVLFVVFQYLQERVRRNPAPKIPRENHVKELIHEIA, encoded by the coding sequence ATGTTTAAAATATTTATACAAAGACCTGTACTTGCTACGGTGATCTCCATCCTACTGGTGATTCTGGGCGTATTGGGTTTAACACGATTGCCGCTTCAGCAATTTCCCGATATCGCGCCGCCCTCCGTGTTGGTTACCGCGATGTATCCAGGCGCAAGCGCCGAGACCGTGTTGCGGTCAGTTGCCCCCTCCATAGAAGAATCCATAAACGGGGTGGAGAATATGAGCTATATGAGTTCTACAGCCAGTAACGACGGCTCGCTGGCTATAACGGTGTACTTTAAGCTGGGCACCGACCCGGACCAGGCGGCTGTAAATGTGCAGAACCGTGTTGCCCAGGCTACTTCGCAATTGCCCGTTGAGGTGGTACAGCAGGGAATCACTACGGCAAAGCAGCAGAACAACTTTATTATGGCGATTGGGCTGTATACGAACGATGAAAATAAGTATGACCAGACGTTTGTAGCTAACTATGCGCAGATCAATATTATTCCTGAAATAAAACGTATTCCTGGTGTAGGCGCAGCCAGCATTTTTGGTGGTGTTAAGGACTATTCGATGCGGGTGTGGCTAAACCCTGCGCAGATGGCTGCTTATAAAGTGACGCCTAATGAGATCATGATGGCGATTCAGGATAAAAGTCTGGAGGCAGCGCCGGGCAGGTTCGGCGAGAAAAGTAAGGAGGTGTTTGAATATGTGATTAAGTACAAAGGCAAGCTGAACAAGCCGGAGGAGTACGAGAATATTGCCATAAGGGCCAATGATGATGGTACGATTCTGCGTTTGAAAGATGTAGCCAGGGTGGAGTTTGGTGCATATTCATACTCAAGTCTGACGAGTTTGAACGGAAAGAAAGGCGTGGTTATCGGTGTGGTTCAGCTCGCAGGATCAAATTCAAACAATATCCAGATCGCGATCAATAAACTGCTGGAAAAGTCGGCCAAAGATTATCCGTCGGGCATTGAACATAACGTTTTCTACAGTACGAAAGTTGCGCTTGACCAGTCGATTGACCAGGTGAAGCATACCCTTATTGAAGCCTTCGTGTTGGTATTTGTTGTGGTGTTTCTTTTCCTTCAGGATTTCCGGTCGACACTCATACCCGCGATTGCCGTTCCGGTGGCCATATTGGGCACGTTTTTCTTCATGCAATTGTTCGGCTTCTCCATTAACCTGCTGACATTATTTGCCCTGGTTCTGGCCATCGGTATCGTGGTGGATGACGCTATTGTGGTTGTAGAGGCCGTGCATGCGAAAATTGAACGTAAGGGGCTTTCCGCAAAATCGGCCACCACGGAAGCCATGCATGAGATTACCGGTGCCATCATTTCGATTACCTTGGTGATGGCAGCTGTTTTTCTCCCCGTGGGATTTATGGAAGGCTCTACCGGCGTATTTTACCGTCAGTTTGCCTTTACGATGGCAATCGCCATCGTGATCTCAGCAGTCAACGCCCTCACCTTGAGTCCGGCACTCGCTGCCTTATTTTTAAAGGACGGGCACGCGGGGCATGGCGATGAGGGTTCGCAGCCACAAGGCAAAAGAACCTTCAGCCAGAAATTCTTTACCGGATTTAACCGGAGTTTTGATGCGATGACCAAACGATATGTAGGGAGCTTGAAATTCCTTATCCGCAATAAATGGGTGAGTCTGGGTGGACTTGTAGTGATCACCCTGGGTACCATTTGGATGGTACGGTCGACACCCACCGGTTTTATCCCGACTGAGGACCAGGGTTTTATTGCTATTGCGGTAAACACCCCTTCAGGTACTTCGCTGGAAGGCACCTCTAAAGTAATGCAGGAGGCGGAAAATGCGCTCCAAAAGATGGGGACCTTTAAGTTTGTGACTTCAATACCTGGATTTAACCTATTGACCAACTCGACCAGTCCCTCGGCTGCCATATGCTTTGTGTTGCTGAAACCGGTGGAAGAAAGGGGCGAAGTGAAAGATATCAATGCCATTATGGGGCAGGTGAACGCCACCCTGAGCACAATAAGCGGCGGCACGTTTTTCGCATTCAGTTTCCCAACTGTACCAGGGTTCAGCAATGTGGAGGCGCTCGACCTTGTGCTGCAGGACAAAACAGGCGGTAAACTGGATAAGTTCAGCGGTGTTGCTAACGGATTTTTAGGCGAGCTGATGAAGCGTCCTGAGATCGCCGTGGCTTTCACCACATTTAAAGCGGACTATCCTCAACTGCAACTGGACGTTAATGAACAGAAGGCAGATCAGCTTGGTGTCTCTGTTAGGGATATCCTGCAAACGATGCAGACTTATTTTGGAAGTGCACAGGCTTCAGACTTTAACCGTTTCGGAAAATACTATCGGGTTATTGTCCAGGCTGATGTGGCAGACCGTGCAGAACCGTCGACCATTGACCGTGTTTTTGTGAAAAACAAGAATGGTGAAATGGTGCCGATCAATACGCTGGTAAAACTAACCCGCATCTATGGTTCAGAGACCGCATCGCGTTACAACCTGTTCAACTCCATCCAGGTCAACGCAATACCAAAGCCGGGCTTCAGTTCAGGTGATGCCATTAAAGCTATACAGGAGGTGGCGGCAGAACAGCTTCCGCAGGGATATGCATATGAATTCTCCGGCCAAACCCGGGAGGAAATATCTTCCGGTGGCCAGTCGACCATCATTTTTCTCCTGTGCCTGGTGTTCATCTACTTTTTGCTCGCTGCCCAATACGAGAGTTATATTCTGCCTCTGGCGGTTATCCTTTCTATTCCTACCGGTATTTTTGGCGTGTTTGTAGCCATCGGGCTGACTGGTATAGAGAACAATATTTATGTGCAGGTAGCGCTGATCATGCTTATTGGTTTGCTCGCTAAAAACGCGATCCTGATCGTTGAGTTTGCTGCGCAGCGCCGCCGTGCCGGTCAGCCACTTGTAGCCGCGGCTCTCGAAGCGGCCAAGCTCAGACTGCGTCCGATCATCATGACCTCATTGGCTTTTGTCGTCGGATTGTTTCCGATGAGTATCGCCACCGGGCCATCTGCACAGGGCAACCATTCCATCAGTATCGGTGCGGCCGGTGGTATGCTGTCGGGCGTAGTACTCGGCCTGTTCATTATCCCTGTCTTGTTTGTTGTTTTCCAATACCTGCAGGAGCGGGTAAGGAGAAACCCGGCACCTAAAATTCCAAGAGAAAACCATGTTAAAGAACTTATTCATGAAATTGCCTGA
- a CDS encoding efflux RND transporter periplasmic adaptor subunit: protein MKTQVNYTHLLNSVKRYNVVNYVMLSLLSVALYGCASGDAAPTAPPPVALPVAEVQKTNETTYVEYPAAIEGAVDLEIRPQISGALEKIYVSEGALVKKGQPLFKINEQPFIQALNNAKALLQSAKAALLNASLEVDKLTPLVANKVVSDFQLKSAKAAYAVALANVEQAKAGVGAASINLGYTLIKAPVGGYVGRLPKKPGSLVNPSDPQPLTLLSDAHDVHVYFSLGEDDFIDFNNRYQGKTLAERARQIPEVSLLLADQTVYPYKGRVDMVDGQFDKQTGSISMRATFPNAEGLLRSGNTGKIRLGVSHRDAILVPQSATIEMQDKIFVFAVADSNKVKKVPITVAAKSGTNYLVKEGIKTGDQIVLSGIDRLQEGQAIKPEKAAQKVAKL, encoded by the coding sequence ATGAAAACTCAAGTCAATTACACACATCTACTTAACAGTGTTAAACGGTATAATGTTGTTAATTACGTTATGCTTAGTCTGTTATCGGTTGCATTATATGGTTGTGCCAGCGGCGATGCGGCACCGACGGCGCCACCCCCGGTAGCACTTCCGGTGGCAGAAGTGCAGAAAACTAATGAAACCACCTACGTGGAATATCCTGCAGCTATAGAAGGTGCTGTGGATTTAGAAATACGTCCGCAAATATCTGGCGCACTGGAGAAAATCTATGTGAGCGAAGGCGCACTGGTTAAAAAAGGTCAGCCATTATTTAAAATCAATGAGCAACCTTTTATCCAGGCACTAAACAATGCGAAAGCATTGTTACAGTCGGCCAAAGCAGCCCTTTTGAACGCTTCGCTCGAGGTAGACAAGCTTACCCCGCTCGTTGCAAATAAGGTGGTTTCAGATTTCCAGTTGAAAAGTGCCAAAGCGGCATATGCAGTGGCATTGGCAAATGTTGAGCAAGCGAAGGCGGGCGTGGGTGCAGCCAGTATCAATCTGGGCTATACGCTTATAAAGGCGCCTGTGGGCGGTTATGTAGGTCGCCTCCCTAAAAAGCCGGGAAGTCTGGTTAACCCTTCTGATCCGCAACCGCTGACTCTATTGTCGGACGCTCACGACGTGCATGTCTATTTTTCACTTGGCGAAGATGACTTTATAGACTTTAACAACCGCTATCAGGGCAAAACCCTGGCTGAACGGGCGAGGCAGATTCCGGAGGTTTCACTTTTGCTGGCCGATCAAACCGTGTATCCTTATAAGGGTAGGGTGGATATGGTAGACGGACAGTTTGACAAACAAACCGGTTCAATATCGATGCGGGCAACTTTTCCGAATGCGGAGGGACTGCTGAGATCGGGCAATACCGGGAAAATCCGTCTGGGCGTTTCACACCGCGATGCCATCCTGGTTCCGCAATCGGCCACCATAGAGATGCAGGACAAAATATTTGTTTTTGCTGTAGCCGACAGTAACAAAGTGAAAAAAGTGCCGATCACTGTTGCTGCAAAGAGCGGTACAAATTATTTGGTAAAGGAGGGGATCAAGACCGGCGATCAGATCGTGCTGAGCGGCATTGACCGCTTGCAGGAAGGGCAGGCGATTAAGCCAGAAAAGGCTGCCCAGAAGGTTGCGAAACTCTAA
- a CDS encoding TetR/AcrR family transcriptional regulator — translation MGSKERIARLKEETRLNILDASLDIVKEEGWQALSMRKIADKIEYTAPIIYEYFPNKEGILLELTRRGYLILAGEIKDARARFNTPEEQLEAMWIAYWDFAFKYKELYQLMYGVDMNCCEMKKTMPEAELADDPIYEVIEQLVTRENPSEDFICTKFYTFWSIIHGLISINLVNKGRNEEMNQKILRDAIKGITRYIND, via the coding sequence ATGGGAAGTAAGGAGCGAATTGCACGACTTAAGGAAGAAACAAGGTTGAATATTCTTGATGCCTCACTTGATATTGTGAAGGAGGAGGGCTGGCAGGCGCTTAGCATGCGGAAGATAGCGGATAAGATTGAGTATACCGCGCCGATTATCTATGAATATTTTCCGAACAAGGAGGGGATCCTTCTGGAGCTTACCCGCAGAGGCTACTTGATACTGGCTGGTGAAATTAAGGATGCAAGAGCCAGGTTTAACACGCCCGAAGAGCAGTTGGAGGCTATGTGGATTGCATACTGGGATTTCGCTTTCAAATATAAGGAGCTTTATCAGCTGATGTACGGTGTAGATATGAACTGCTGCGAGATGAAAAAAACCATGCCGGAAGCAGAGCTTGCCGACGATCCTATATACGAGGTGATTGAACAGCTGGTGACACGCGAAAACCCTTCGGAAGATTTTATTTGTACAAAGTTCTATACGTTCTGGTCGATTATTCATGGTTTGATTTCGATCAACCTGGTGAACAAGGGACGGAATGAAGAAATGAATCAAAAGATATTAAGAGATGCTATTAAAGGTATTACTCGGTATATAAACGACTGA
- a CDS encoding LacI family DNA-binding transcriptional regulator, translated as MKSSVTLKDIAKALNLSISTISKSLNDSYEISTDTKARVLEYAREHHYSPNRLAKGLKEGKSRSIGVVVCSLNNNFVAQMLDGIDQVSTARAYQTIIMQSKESYLQERACLELLHAGGVDGILISPACETSDFSFLKSLQAGGLPIVLFDRLSEQMHTDKVGADNFKGAYEATTHLLDQGYRNIAHITTNTTLSISTDRLNGYKQALQDQGITYRPELVKYCSYSDSSSIRTDLEHAIDELLKLDTAPDAIFTAGDQISTQCLAILNKRGIKIPADLGLVGFTNTDLADALNPALTTVHQPAFEIGQLAAEKLIALIEHKSGEISHETKVLDTVLMVRNSS; from the coding sequence ATGAAAAGCAGCGTTACCCTTAAAGATATTGCCAAGGCGCTTAATTTATCTATCTCTACCATATCAAAGTCTCTTAACGACAGTTATGAGATCAGCACAGATACCAAGGCCAGGGTACTGGAATACGCCCGCGAACATCATTATTCCCCAAACCGCCTGGCTAAAGGCTTAAAGGAAGGAAAGAGCAGATCCATCGGTGTGGTTGTTTGTTCGCTGAACAACAATTTTGTTGCACAGATGCTCGATGGAATCGATCAGGTGAGCACTGCCCGCGCCTATCAGACCATCATTATGCAGAGCAAGGAATCGTACCTACAGGAGAGGGCTTGTCTCGAACTGCTTCATGCCGGCGGGGTCGACGGCATATTGATTTCACCAGCCTGCGAAACGAGCGACTTCAGTTTCCTGAAATCCCTGCAGGCGGGCGGATTGCCTATCGTGCTTTTCGACAGGCTCAGTGAGCAGATGCATACCGACAAGGTTGGGGCCGACAACTTTAAGGGAGCCTACGAAGCGACAACTCACTTGTTAGACCAGGGCTACCGTAATATTGCGCATATTACTACAAATACCACTTTAAGCATTTCCACCGATCGCCTGAACGGCTATAAGCAAGCCTTACAGGATCAAGGAATCACCTACCGCCCCGAGCTTGTCAAATACTGCAGCTATTCAGATTCCTCCAGTATAAGGACAGATCTGGAGCACGCGATAGACGAGCTGCTGAAACTTGATACCGCGCCCGATGCCATCTTCACTGCGGGGGATCAGATCAGCACACAGTGCCTCGCTATCCTCAATAAGAGAGGTATAAAAATTCCCGCTGATCTTGGCCTGGTAGGCTTCACCAACACAGATCTGGCCGATGCATTAAACCCGGCGCTAACCACTGTTCACCAGCCTGCGTTCGAAATTGGACAACTTGCTGCCGAAAAGCTTATCGCACTGATTGAACACAAATCAGGTGAGATATCCCACGAAACTAAGGTTTTAGACACCGTTCTGATGGTTCGGAATTCAAGCTGA
- a CDS encoding sugar kinase gives MQTKDNVLIFGELLLRLSSAAEHFIASDQAVSIYPGGSEANVAASLGQWGIPVSYLSCVPDNPLTSNVLSYLEELNVDISKTIKAEGRLGLYFLLSANGLSSGEVVYDRKHSSFSNLKPGTIDWNEVMKGHTWFHWTAITPALSEHAALLCQEALQAARANNLTISVDLNYRSRLWDYGKEPIVVMPGLVDHCDVVMGNIWAASKMLGTSINSSVGRHTSVDDLRMEAAKCATEIFDLFPRCKHIAQTFRFMDQPTHNLFHGTYHNREGHYHSPVHETQRVVDRIGSGDAFMAGFIAALLSNAGGQKIAEYATNAGYQKLFVKGDFGNGTI, from the coding sequence ATGCAAACGAAAGATAACGTACTTATTTTTGGCGAATTACTGCTTCGTCTTAGCTCTGCCGCAGAACACTTCATTGCGTCCGACCAGGCGGTTTCGATTTATCCCGGCGGATCGGAAGCAAACGTCGCGGCATCACTCGGACAGTGGGGTATTCCCGTCTCCTACCTGAGTTGTGTTCCGGATAATCCACTGACCTCCAACGTCCTCAGCTATCTGGAAGAACTGAATGTCGACATCTCCAAAACCATTAAAGCTGAAGGAAGGCTGGGACTGTATTTTCTGCTGTCGGCCAACGGGCTCAGCAGCGGTGAGGTGGTGTACGACAGAAAGCACTCCTCATTCAGTAACCTTAAACCTGGAACGATCGACTGGAACGAGGTGATGAAGGGGCATACATGGTTTCACTGGACCGCCATTACCCCGGCGCTAAGCGAACATGCTGCCTTGCTTTGTCAGGAGGCGCTTCAGGCTGCCCGGGCCAATAATCTTACCATATCGGTCGATCTCAACTACCGGAGCAGGCTTTGGGATTACGGAAAAGAACCCATAGTGGTCATGCCCGGCCTTGTGGATCATTGCGATGTGGTCATGGGCAATATCTGGGCGGCCAGCAAAATGCTTGGCACAAGCATCAACAGTTCTGTGGGGCGACATACCAGCGTAGATGATCTGCGTATGGAAGCTGCCAAATGCGCCACCGAGATCTTTGACCTTTTCCCGCGCTGCAAACATATCGCACAAACATTCCGGTTTATGGACCAACCCACACACAACCTTTTCCACGGCACCTACCATAATCGTGAAGGACATTATCACTCCCCTGTTCATGAAACACAGCGGGTGGTAGACCGGATCGGAAGCGGCGACGCTTTTATGGCCGGGTTTATTGCGGCCTTATTAAGTAATGCCGGTGGACAAAAAATAGCGGAATACGCAACAAATGCCGGGTACCAGAAGTTATTCGTAAAAGGCGATTTCGGCAACGGCACAATCTAA
- a CDS encoding bifunctional 4-hydroxy-2-oxoglutarate aldolase/2-dehydro-3-deoxy-phosphogluconate aldolase produces MKAHLSTISSIEQYPVIPVYYHDDPEVCSSVLKACYEGGIRIFEFTNRGVNAAENFSILMRLRDEQYPDLQLGIGTIKTADQARTFLEKGADFVVSPIVKAEIAEAVQKENKLWIPGCMTPTEISLAEELGATLIKLFPGDILGPAYLKSIKPLFPDLKFMPTGGVELTHESISSWLNAGVSAIGFGSKLFARPDSETPGFAWLSSRCQELLKMVNRK; encoded by the coding sequence ATGAAAGCACATTTAAGCACCATATCCAGTATAGAACAGTATCCGGTCATTCCCGTATATTATCATGATGACCCGGAAGTATGTAGTTCAGTACTCAAAGCCTGCTATGAAGGCGGTATAAGGATCTTTGAATTCACCAATCGCGGCGTCAATGCAGCTGAAAATTTCAGCATATTGATGAGGCTCCGCGACGAGCAGTATCCCGACCTCCAATTAGGTATCGGAACCATCAAAACAGCAGATCAGGCCAGGACGTTTTTAGAAAAAGGGGCCGACTTCGTGGTAAGCCCTATAGTAAAAGCCGAAATAGCGGAGGCTGTACAAAAAGAAAATAAGCTTTGGATTCCCGGCTGCATGACACCCACCGAAATATCCCTGGCAGAAGAGCTCGGTGCCACACTCATCAAATTATTCCCGGGAGACATTCTCGGTCCCGCATACCTGAAATCGATAAAACCTCTGTTCCCGGATTTGAAGTTCATGCCTACCGGCGGGGTAGAGCTGACTCATGAAAGCATCAGCAGTTGGCTGAATGCAGGTGTTTCGGCTATAGGCTTTGGTTCAAAGCTGTTTGCCCGACCAGACAGCGAAACACCAGGTTTTGCCTGGCTTAGCAGCAGATGTCAGGAACTGTTAAAGATGGTAAACAGGAAATAG
- a CDS encoding helix-turn-helix domain-containing protein: MKTLGEKFKILRQRKGVNQKAMADLLDISIPAYSKLETSITDPNFSRINQIAEVHNITLRQLLDVGEEDANEQTVLVDQLKSRIAELESTVIRLQGKLIELYDQEDNRRKNA, encoded by the coding sequence ATGAAGACATTAGGTGAGAAGTTTAAAATCTTACGACAGCGTAAAGGCGTTAATCAAAAGGCTATGGCCGACCTGTTGGATATTTCGATACCCGCATATTCTAAACTGGAAACAAGTATTACTGACCCGAACTTTAGCAGGATTAATCAGATCGCCGAGGTGCATAACATTACGTTAAGGCAGCTGCTGGATGTGGGGGAAGAGGACGCTAATGAGCAAACTGTTCTTGTTGACCAGTTGAAAAGCCGTATCGCCGAACTCGAAAGTACGGTGATCCGTTTACAGGGAAAACTTATTGAACTGTATGATCAGGAAGATAACCGGAGAAAAAACGCATAG
- a CDS encoding GMC oxidoreductase, with product MSNLNINSVKNNTYDAIVIGSGISGGWAAKEFTGKGLKTLVLERGRDVKHIVDYPTTNKYPYDFEHRGEPSLKIRTESPIVSRCYAFREDAMHFFVKDNEHPYVQEKPFDWIRGYQVGGKSLLWARQTQRWSDLDFEGPMRDGFAVDWPIRYKDIAPWYSYVERFAGISGNRDGLAELPDGEFLPAYPLNAVEDHFKKSLISKYGNRHVISARGAHISKGSDVFYEQGRAQCQNRRLCQRGCPFGGYFSSNASTLPWAQKTGKMTLRPNSVVESILYDDKAGKATGVRVIDANTNEVMEFYAKVIFVNAGAINTNLILLNSKSARFPNGLGNDNGLLGKYVAFHNYSARISAQYPGLKQFTTDGRNPVGGGYIPRFRNLHKQETNFMRGYAAGFSASRGSDSDTSGIGAELKMQLQHKKLGPWRVGSHMMGETIPKESNYVQLDSEQKDKWGIPQLKISVDYDDNDVKMKKDYIEQLSEMFTAAGFTDIRVNAASQAPGLDIHEMGGVRMGHDPGTSLLNKWHQLHQCKNVFVTDGACMTSTSTQNPSLTYMAFTARAVDYAVSAMKRLEL from the coding sequence ATGTCAAACCTTAATATAAATAGCGTAAAGAACAATACTTACGATGCGATCGTTATCGGTTCGGGTATAAGCGGCGGCTGGGCCGCTAAGGAGTTCACCGGCAAGGGCCTGAAAACGCTTGTGCTTGAGCGGGGAAGGGACGTAAAGCATATTGTCGACTATCCTACCACAAATAAATATCCATACGATTTCGAACATCGTGGGGAGCCTTCTTTGAAAATAAGAACGGAGAGTCCGATTGTAAGCAGATGCTATGCCTTCAGGGAGGATGCCATGCATTTCTTTGTGAAGGACAACGAGCACCCTTATGTTCAGGAAAAGCCGTTTGACTGGATAAGGGGTTATCAGGTAGGGGGTAAGTCGTTGTTGTGGGCGCGTCAGACCCAGCGCTGGAGCGACCTTGATTTTGAGGGGCCTATGCGTGATGGTTTTGCGGTGGACTGGCCCATCCGGTATAAGGACATTGCTCCGTGGTACAGCTATGTGGAACGCTTTGCGGGGATATCGGGAAACCGTGACGGTTTGGCCGAACTGCCGGATGGGGAATTCCTGCCTGCTTATCCGCTGAATGCTGTGGAGGATCATTTTAAAAAATCGCTTATCAGCAAATACGGGAACCGGCACGTGATCAGCGCCCGCGGCGCACATATCTCCAAGGGCAGCGACGTGTTTTATGAGCAGGGAAGGGCGCAGTGCCAGAACCGCAGGCTTTGCCAGCGCGGGTGCCCATTTGGAGGTTATTTCAGCAGTAATGCTTCTACCTTGCCCTGGGCGCAGAAGACCGGCAAGATGACGCTAAGACCGAATTCTGTGGTAGAATCGATCCTTTACGATGATAAAGCAGGTAAAGCTACCGGGGTTAGGGTTATTGATGCCAACACGAATGAGGTGATGGAGTTTTATGCCAAGGTGATCTTTGTGAACGCCGGGGCGATCAATACCAACCTTATATTGCTGAATTCTAAGTCGGCCCGCTTCCCCAACGGTTTGGGCAACGACAATGGCTTGCTTGGGAAATATGTCGCTTTCCATAATTACAGTGCACGTATAAGTGCACAATATCCTGGTTTGAAGCAGTTTACCACCGATGGACGCAATCCGGTAGGCGGAGGGTATATTCCGCGGTTCCGGAATCTGCATAAGCAGGAAACAAATTTTATGCGAGGTTATGCGGCCGGGTTCAGTGCATCCAGAGGCTCTGATTCGGATACCTCAGGGATAGGAGCGGAATTGAAAATGCAGCTGCAGCATAAAAAGCTTGGTCCGTGGCGGGTAGGTTCTCACATGATGGGAGAAACGATTCCGAAGGAAAGTAACTATGTGCAGCTCGATAGTGAGCAAAAAGATAAATGGGGCATTCCTCAGCTGAAGATTTCGGTTGACTACGACGACAACGATGTAAAAATGAAGAAAGATTACATTGAGCAGCTATCGGAGATGTTTACCGCTGCAGGGTTTACTGACATTCGGGTAAACGCTGCAAGCCAGGCCCCTGGGCTGGACATTCATGAAATGGGTGGTGTAAGGATGGGACACGACCCAGGCACATCGCTCCTGAACAAGTGGCACCAGCTTCATCAGTGCAAGAATGTTTTTGTAACTGACGGCGCCTGCATGACAAGTACCTCGACACAGAATCCATCGCTGACTTACATGGCTTTTACGGCAAGGGCGGTTGACTACGCCGTGTCGGCCATGAAGCGCTTGGAGCTTTGA
- a CDS encoding gluconate 2-dehydrogenase subunit 3 family protein, with protein sequence MNRRLAIKQIMIFGGGLALLPSGLKAAGKASVWLNHVRMDAAEEKLLGEIAEIIIPKTTTPGAKDLGLHLFVMKMVDDCYKPQDQKRFMSGLAAFKGLDPSALNEMVVQVNAGKAESDDIKAFFRIMKQQTINGYLNSKYVMTNLVKWELVPARYNGYFPVKS encoded by the coding sequence ATGAATAGACGTTTAGCGATAAAGCAGATCATGATCTTTGGCGGGGGACTAGCCCTGTTGCCTTCAGGATTGAAGGCTGCAGGAAAGGCTTCTGTGTGGCTTAATCATGTGCGTATGGATGCGGCTGAAGAGAAGTTGCTCGGAGAGATCGCGGAGATCATTATTCCGAAGACGACGACCCCGGGGGCGAAAGATTTGGGGCTGCATCTGTTTGTCATGAAGATGGTGGATGACTGCTACAAACCGCAGGACCAGAAGCGTTTTATGTCGGGTTTGGCCGCTTTCAAAGGTCTGGACCCCTCGGCGCTGAACGAGATGGTGGTTCAGGTGAATGCTGGCAAAGCGGAGTCTGATGATATTAAGGCGTTTTTCCGCATCATGAAACAACAGACGATCAATGGTTATTTGAATTCTAAGTATGTAATGACCAACCTGGTGAAATGGGAGCTTGTACCAGCCAGGTATAATGGATACTTTCCAGTAAAATCTTAA